One genomic region from Lysobacterales bacterium encodes:
- a CDS encoding right-handed parallel beta-helix repeat-containing protein produces MYVLPCFHPRQVVAVLALLLPALAANAEVRCVDTIAELNTAVTRADEVDVEIRLVQGTYDLTNSCLDEATRCSTDDDLVIKGGYTANCASQVLDARLTVLTLPAGGVYLWNAGNAFEGNGDIGIHNLTFRDTPGGVYLSTIGNFALPDQSVSLSRVWFDSTHLTLDTSEVFAAHVMVSDAAASCALRIIDDEELEYVALRQLTVANGSGDGLCVGDTLADDWRLVMENSIVWGNQGDDIVLRVSAGGTINAAITHSTYATLVNNRPMLAAPTATLNSDPQFVNPAIGDYELGGSSSSINSALLLANSWGDRDLKGDARIFGSLADRGALESPIGSTATTLTVTNSNNSGLGSLRQALLDANASSNLNTIEFAIGSTCGPHIINLSGTLPDITGPVHINGYSQPGAVKNSSEIGSNASVCIVLNGFSGSGSLSAMVVPQGVAAGTSVRVDGLAFSGFDLAAITFSGGSDHAVSGSRFGGSLGATVLDPSGYGVQVGRDMTGVHIGGPLLSDRNVFADATVAAISIAGSASVQPSEVLVENNYIGTTPGGAGAESNQRGIVVRGFNNRIRNNLISNNLQSAIELDGSLATGNIIEYNTIGLPPLCVLGPCDSNGNGAHGVLIRDGASRNTVRNNDIAHNDGDGIAVVAAAGNPFYANAIYSNAGEGIDLGDDGFTANNNDSSITLPVQAGNENINAPVLGAAAGGAGAGTISGSYSSRNGWYRLDFFAADTCPNLIAAEAGQGRYRLTSTTVQITNASSGSDGSVSFSGVPISRANAPTFFDQPRYVLATATRFSGASPSGPLSGTSEFSKCSLFQRSAALFANGFE; encoded by the coding sequence ATGTACGTTCTTCCTTGTTTCCACCCGCGCCAGGTTGTTGCCGTGCTCGCGCTTCTCTTGCCTGCGCTCGCTGCGAACGCCGAGGTGCGTTGTGTCGACACCATCGCCGAGCTGAACACCGCGGTCACGCGCGCCGATGAAGTGGACGTGGAGATTCGGCTGGTGCAAGGCACCTACGACCTCACCAACTCGTGTCTGGACGAGGCGACGCGCTGCAGCACCGACGATGATCTCGTCATCAAGGGCGGCTACACGGCCAACTGCGCGTCGCAGGTGCTCGATGCCCGCCTGACCGTGCTGACGCTTCCCGCTGGTGGTGTGTACCTATGGAACGCGGGGAACGCTTTCGAGGGCAACGGTGATATCGGAATCCACAACCTCACGTTCCGCGACACGCCAGGCGGCGTCTATCTGAGCACGATCGGCAACTTCGCACTGCCAGACCAGTCGGTGAGCCTGTCGAGAGTCTGGTTTGATTCAACCCACTTGACCCTCGACACCTCGGAAGTCTTCGCTGCACACGTCATGGTGTCGGACGCGGCTGCTTCCTGTGCCCTGCGCATCATCGATGATGAGGAGCTCGAGTACGTCGCGCTGCGTCAGCTCACCGTTGCCAACGGCTCGGGGGATGGCCTGTGCGTCGGCGATACCCTGGCCGACGACTGGCGTCTGGTGATGGAGAACAGCATCGTCTGGGGCAACCAGGGCGACGACATCGTGCTCAGGGTCAGTGCCGGCGGGACGATCAACGCCGCAATCACCCACAGCACCTACGCAACCCTGGTGAACAATCGGCCGATGCTGGCCGCGCCAACCGCGACCTTGAACAGCGATCCGCAGTTCGTCAACCCGGCCATCGGCGACTACGAGCTCGGTGGCAGCTCCAGCTCGATCAACTCCGCTTTGCTGCTCGCCAACAGCTGGGGCGACAGAGACTTGAAGGGCGATGCGCGGATCTTCGGTTCGCTTGCGGATCGCGGCGCGCTGGAGTCGCCCATTGGCAGCACCGCGACGACCTTGACGGTGACCAACAGCAACAACAGCGGTCTGGGCTCTTTGCGGCAGGCCCTGCTGGATGCCAACGCGTCCAGCAACTTGAACACCATCGAGTTCGCGATCGGCAGCACCTGCGGGCCGCACATCATCAACCTCAGCGGGACCTTGCCCGACATCACCGGCCCGGTGCACATCAACGGCTACAGCCAGCCCGGCGCGGTGAAGAACAGCAGCGAGATCGGCAGCAACGCCAGCGTGTGCATCGTGCTGAACGGCTTTTCCGGCTCGGGCAGCCTGTCGGCGATGGTGGTGCCGCAGGGGGTTGCCGCGGGCACCAGCGTGCGTGTCGACGGCCTTGCCTTCAGCGGCTTCGACCTCGCGGCCATCACGTTCTCGGGCGGCAGCGATCACGCGGTCAGTGGCTCGCGCTTCGGCGGCAGTCTGGGCGCCACGGTGCTGGATCCCAGTGGCTACGGCGTGCAGGTGGGTCGCGACATGACTGGCGTGCATATCGGTGGGCCGCTGCTGTCGGACCGCAACGTGTTCGCCGATGCCACCGTGGCGGCGATCTCGATTGCGGGCTCGGCCAGCGTGCAGCCCTCCGAGGTGCTGGTCGAGAACAACTACATCGGCACCACACCGGGCGGCGCCGGCGCGGAGTCCAATCAGCGCGGCATCGTGGTGCGCGGGTTCAACAACCGCATCCGCAACAACCTGATCTCCAACAACCTGCAGAGCGCGATAGAGCTGGATGGCAGCCTGGCGACCGGCAACATCATCGAGTACAACACCATCGGACTGCCGCCGCTGTGCGTGCTCGGGCCCTGCGATTCGAATGGCAATGGCGCGCACGGCGTGCTGATCCGCGACGGTGCGTCCCGCAACACCGTGCGCAACAACGACATCGCCCATAACGATGGGGACGGCATCGCGGTGGTCGCCGCGGCGGGCAATCCCTTCTACGCCAACGCGATCTACAGCAACGCGGGCGAAGGCATTGATCTGGGCGACGACGGATTCACCGCCAACAACAACGACAGCTCGATCACCCTGCCGGTGCAGGCGGGCAACGAGAACATCAATGCGCCGGTGCTGGGAGCCGCAGCCGGAGGGGCAGGGGCTGGCACGATCAGCGGTAGCTACAGCTCGCGCAACGGCTGGTATCGACTGGATTTCTTCGCCGCCGACACTTGCCCCAATCTGATCGCCGCGGAGGCCGGCCAGGGGCGCTATCGGCTGACCTCGACCACGGTGCAGATCACCAACGCGAGCAGCGGCAGTGACGGCAGCGTTTCGTTCAGCGGGGTTCCGATCAGCCGTGCCAACGCTCCCACCTTCTTCGACCAGCCGCGCTACGTGCTGGCGACAGCAACACGCTTCTCGGGTGCATCGCCCTCAGGGCCGCTGTCGGGAACCTCCGAGTTCAGCAAGTGCTCGCTCTTCCAGCGCTCGGCAGCGCTGTTCGCCAACGGCTTCGA
- a CDS encoding DUF429 domain-containing protein, translating to MHPTHEGHGCCVALLGEHVALAAVQDVVASRPGRLAARVDLADALAALWSAERIAAGRAGSLPSLPAVDSAGLQTAIWY from the coding sequence ATGCACCCCACCCACGAAGGTCACGGCTGTTGCGTTGCGCTGCTCGGCGAACACGTCGCGCTTGCCGCCGTCCAAGATGTGGTCGCCTCGAGGCCGGGTCGTCTGGCAGCGCGTGTCGATCTGGCCGACGCGCTGGCCGCGCTCTGGAGTGCCGAGCGCATCGCCGCTGGCCGCGCGGGCTCGTTGCCCTCGCTGCCGGCTGTCGATAGCGCTGGGCTGCAGACGGCGATCTGGTACTGA